A genomic segment from Leptospira kirschneri serovar Cynopteri str. 3522 CT encodes:
- the asd gene encoding archaetidylserine decarboxylase (Phosphatidylserine decarboxylase is synthesized as a single chain precursor. Generation of the pyruvoyl active site from a Ser is coupled to cleavage of a Gly-Ser bond between the larger (beta) and smaller (alpha chains). It is an integral membrane protein.): MLQFHFFQFLDWDLLKFFFYFLSFIGVFLTIRLRFPQLRFLFLAIKIFSGNMDYKGSRGRLVHSQAFFSGTASSLLPGAVIGSALALMIAGPGVLFWIWISSFFIMPLRFVSSTLAIRFRTKTASGRYLSGPMYFIESALKARWLAVGFAAVGLLTVLVMGGVVPMLYVTHIANRVFEINGMTVPFLLSVILVFIVLGGVRRVGKVSAYLAPIGILLFFLGYFFLFKGSLMNFKEFIWLSFKEAFQPAAAITGGGFVLARVYGMASGIFFVSTETGIGKSAGLSGVVRTDYPAKQGLVSMLATFFEGFIISTLVVYALSSYGAFKMEEQLVFLNALFQGNTNPMNAAFFVSFLLFGVVSITGWFYTGEQKALYVFGEKFANFFRMLFLFTILAVAYLYEKNGEQILFEAFGLGYSLSIITAVPVLISLVLLEKIARTELKRFLTESGARYEVLKDFYLLILSVVPKNLLSRLFGLLASSRLPRFILIPILKAFARAYKINVDEAELEIQEYNSLNEFFTRALKAEARIIDSSDDEMVSPVDAKITGYGDINQRIIIQAKGVDYNLKELLGGSKYLEDFTNGKYITFYLSPQDYHRIHSPAYGKILGYYYEPGKLFPVNELAVFGIRGLFPKNERLITYLQTEYGKVAVIKVGASNVGRIRVTYDNKIVTNTLIRTARTVEYKEVSIMIGKGAELGRFEMGSTVILLMEKDTFQFGSLTVNEKITYGTTIGKFKKKRCKLPK; the protein is encoded by the coding sequence ATGTTGCAATTTCATTTTTTTCAATTTTTGGATTGGGATTTGCTCAAATTCTTTTTCTATTTTTTAAGTTTTATCGGAGTCTTCTTGACGATTCGTCTTCGGTTTCCACAGCTTAGATTCTTATTTCTAGCGATAAAAATTTTTTCGGGCAATATGGATTATAAAGGTTCCAGGGGGAGATTGGTCCATTCTCAGGCTTTTTTTTCCGGAACCGCTTCTTCTCTTCTTCCCGGTGCAGTGATCGGTTCTGCTTTGGCTTTGATGATTGCAGGTCCTGGAGTTTTATTTTGGATATGGATTTCTTCGTTTTTTATTATGCCACTTCGATTTGTTTCTTCTACGCTCGCGATACGTTTTAGAACTAAAACCGCTTCTGGAAGGTATCTTTCCGGTCCTATGTATTTTATAGAAAGCGCTCTCAAAGCGAGATGGCTTGCGGTAGGTTTTGCAGCCGTAGGACTTCTTACTGTACTCGTAATGGGTGGTGTGGTTCCTATGTTATATGTGACCCATATCGCCAATCGGGTTTTCGAAATCAATGGAATGACGGTTCCTTTTTTATTATCCGTGATTCTCGTATTCATTGTGTTAGGTGGCGTAAGAAGAGTGGGAAAAGTTTCTGCGTATCTGGCTCCTATCGGAATCCTTTTGTTTTTTTTGGGATATTTCTTTTTATTCAAAGGTTCTCTAATGAACTTTAAGGAATTTATTTGGTTATCTTTTAAAGAAGCGTTTCAACCTGCGGCGGCGATTACAGGAGGAGGTTTTGTACTTGCGAGAGTTTACGGTATGGCCTCTGGGATTTTTTTTGTTTCTACAGAAACCGGCATCGGTAAAAGCGCAGGTTTGTCAGGAGTTGTAAGAACGGATTATCCCGCCAAACAGGGATTAGTAAGTATGCTCGCCACTTTTTTTGAAGGTTTTATCATATCCACTTTAGTGGTTTATGCACTTTCTTCTTACGGTGCTTTTAAAATGGAGGAGCAACTCGTATTTTTAAACGCTTTGTTTCAAGGGAATACAAATCCTATGAACGCGGCTTTTTTCGTTTCCTTTTTATTGTTTGGAGTGGTTTCGATTACTGGTTGGTTTTATACGGGAGAACAAAAAGCTCTTTATGTGTTTGGAGAAAAGTTCGCGAACTTTTTTAGGATGCTTTTTCTATTTACGATTCTTGCGGTCGCGTATCTTTATGAGAAAAACGGGGAACAGATTCTTTTCGAAGCTTTTGGATTGGGTTATTCTCTTTCGATTATAACCGCGGTACCTGTTTTGATTTCTTTGGTTTTACTCGAGAAGATTGCAAGAACCGAGTTGAAACGTTTTTTGACGGAGAGCGGGGCGAGATACGAAGTATTAAAAGATTTTTATCTTCTAATATTGTCTGTCGTTCCTAAAAATTTACTTTCTCGTTTGTTCGGATTACTTGCTTCTTCCAGACTTCCCCGTTTTATTTTGATTCCGATTTTAAAAGCTTTTGCAAGAGCATATAAGATCAACGTGGACGAAGCCGAATTGGAGATTCAGGAATATAATTCTCTCAACGAATTCTTTACAAGAGCTTTAAAAGCTGAAGCTAGAATCATCGATTCCTCAGATGACGAGATGGTATCTCCGGTAGACGCAAAAATTACTGGATACGGAGACATCAATCAAAGAATCATCATCCAAGCCAAAGGAGTGGACTATAATTTAAAAGAACTTTTAGGTGGGTCAAAATATTTAGAGGATTTTACGAACGGAAAATACATCACTTTTTATCTATCTCCTCAGGACTATCATAGAATACATTCTCCGGCGTATGGAAAAATATTAGGGTATTATTATGAACCCGGAAAGTTGTTTCCTGTGAACGAACTTGCCGTTTTCGGTATTCGAGGTCTTTTTCCAAAAAATGAAAGATTGATTACTTATCTTCAAACGGAATACGGAAAGGTTGCGGTTATAAAAGTGGGTGCCTCGAACGTTGGGCGGATTCGAGTGACTTATGACAATAAGATCGTAACAAATACTCTTATCCGAACCGCAAGGACGGTAGAGTATAAGGAAGTTTCGATCATGATTGGTAAGGGAGCGGAATTAGGTAGATTTGAGATGGGTTCCACTGTAATTCTACTGATGGAGAAGGACACTTTTCAATTTGGCTCTCTAACGGTGAATGAAAAAATTACTTATGGAACTACGATCGGAAAATTTAAAAAGAAAAGGTGTAAACTTCCTAAATAA
- a CDS encoding MaoC family dehydratase, whose protein sequence is MTQVPNKPFAELAPNTAVSKDQVKRNIYGRYLEEFTEGEIFEHPREITIDRAFAQEFATTFMDANPLFLSAPYAKAHGFQDMLVSSLQVFNIALSLGVQNDSEKALANLGYYNVQFLKPVYPSDTLSAKTKILKVDDKGSDKPGIVSVRTICLNQNKELVLQYERKIMIYRSNGKPKGNPKPVIKNAFFPETDSPVIELPSLKFPVEFKASTGSDTYFENFQPGQIYIHQNGRTITDEHFPWTYRVGNTHPLHYDKLYSAGISGPMGGEPVVYGGLVFAWLCGMASRDITENMIWDLGFTEGYHTQPSFSGDTVTAITRVLSVEDRGTDFGIPAGAVHLQIIGLKNIKANDAFEKFGEDLFLKENDKKKHGKEKLAEKIFEIERKILVKKKG, encoded by the coding sequence ATGACCCAAGTTCCAAACAAACCTTTTGCAGAGTTGGCTCCAAACACCGCAGTTTCTAAAGATCAAGTAAAACGGAATATTTACGGAAGATATTTAGAAGAATTTACAGAAGGAGAAATTTTCGAACACCCCAGAGAAATCACAATCGATAGAGCCTTTGCTCAGGAATTTGCTACAACGTTTATGGATGCAAACCCTCTTTTTTTATCTGCACCTTATGCAAAAGCACACGGATTTCAAGATATGTTGGTTTCTTCCCTTCAGGTTTTTAATATCGCCCTTTCTCTTGGAGTACAAAACGATTCCGAAAAGGCGCTCGCAAACTTAGGATACTACAACGTTCAATTTCTAAAACCGGTCTATCCTAGTGATACACTTTCCGCAAAAACTAAAATTCTCAAAGTAGACGATAAAGGTTCAGACAAACCTGGAATTGTAAGCGTTCGTACTATCTGCTTGAATCAAAACAAAGAACTGGTTTTACAATATGAAAGAAAAATTATGATCTATCGTTCTAATGGAAAACCAAAAGGAAATCCAAAGCCTGTAATCAAAAACGCTTTTTTTCCCGAAACGGATTCTCCAGTTATCGAACTTCCATCTCTTAAATTTCCGGTAGAATTTAAAGCCTCTACTGGGTCAGATACTTATTTCGAAAATTTTCAACCAGGTCAAATCTATATCCACCAAAACGGAAGAACCATCACAGACGAACATTTTCCTTGGACTTATAGAGTTGGAAACACTCACCCACTTCATTATGATAAACTGTATTCCGCAGGAATTTCCGGGCCGATGGGAGGAGAACCTGTGGTCTACGGCGGACTCGTCTTTGCATGGTTATGCGGAATGGCTTCCAGGGATATTACAGAAAACATGATCTGGGATTTAGGTTTCACTGAGGGTTATCATACACAACCTTCTTTTAGCGGAGATACAGTCACTGCGATCACTCGGGTTCTTTCTGTGGAAGATCGTGGAACCGACTTCGGAATTCCTGCGGGAGCGGTTCACCTTCAAATCATAGGTCTGAAAAACATCAAAGCAAATGACGCTTTCGAAAAGTTCGGTGAAGATCTATTTTTAAAAGAAAACGATAAGAAAAAACACGGAAAAGAAAAACTAGCAGAGAAAATTTTTGAAATCGAAAGAAAAATTCTAGTCAAGAAAAAAGGTTAA
- a CDS encoding sterol desaturase family protein gives MQGSVLDLAVPFFLILIVLEVLYSKIVRKKVYRWNDTVADLSTGILFSLTGICVTVFSLWVYEKFRIFCSLQTLFGFSEIPLGIPIWPDSVGWRFDFKSLAGWIFVFLAVDFVYYWFHRATHEINFLWACHVTHHSSEEFNLSVALRQSSFQRIFEYMFNLSIAFCGVPWQAFLLVHGILKIYQFWVHTRLIGKLGFLEEILITPSHHRVHHGRDPKYIDKNHGGILVFWDRIFGSFAREEEEPIYGLTKPVTTFDPIYTNVHIYEEIFSLVQKTSSWKEKILLFLKPPGWRPESLGSSVHAEEVDRSRYIKYDPIVSKQRIVLGLLEFLVLTVFSLLLLKYFKSGIFELWKIFPAIVFFFYGFRFTGLVLDGYIIEKFRIVLLFLGGMILYWILFFV, from the coding sequence ATGCAAGGATCCGTTCTAGATCTAGCGGTGCCATTTTTTCTGATTTTGATCGTACTCGAGGTTTTGTATTCTAAGATCGTTAGAAAAAAAGTCTATCGATGGAATGATACGGTAGCGGATCTAAGCACTGGAATTTTGTTTTCTCTGACTGGGATTTGTGTAACTGTCTTTTCTCTCTGGGTATATGAGAAATTTAGAATATTCTGTTCTTTGCAGACTTTATTCGGGTTTTCTGAAATTCCACTTGGAATCCCTATCTGGCCGGATTCTGTAGGTTGGCGTTTCGATTTTAAGAGTTTAGCCGGATGGATCTTTGTTTTTTTGGCTGTGGATTTTGTATATTACTGGTTTCATAGGGCTACACATGAAATCAATTTTCTCTGGGCCTGTCACGTTACTCATCATTCTAGCGAAGAATTTAATCTTTCTGTCGCCCTAAGGCAGTCTAGTTTTCAAAGAATTTTCGAATATATGTTCAATCTTTCGATCGCGTTTTGTGGAGTTCCTTGGCAGGCGTTTTTATTGGTTCATGGGATTTTAAAAATCTATCAGTTTTGGGTACATACTAGGTTGATCGGAAAGTTAGGATTTTTAGAAGAAATTCTAATTACACCTTCGCATCATCGTGTGCATCACGGAAGAGATCCAAAATATATAGATAAGAATCACGGAGGGATTTTAGTATTTTGGGATCGAATTTTCGGTTCCTTTGCAAGAGAAGAAGAGGAACCGATTTATGGACTTACAAAACCTGTGACTACGTTTGATCCGATCTACACAAACGTTCATATTTACGAAGAGATTTTTTCATTGGTACAAAAAACAAGTAGTTGGAAAGAAAAAATTCTACTATTCTTAAAACCTCCCGGATGGAGGCCTGAAAGTTTAGGGTCATCGGTTCATGCTGAAGAAGTGGATCGAAGTAGATATATAAAATATGATCCGATCGTATCCAAACAAAGAATTGTTTTAGGTCTTTTGGAATTTTTGGTTTTGACCGTTTTTTCTCTATTATTATTAAAATATTTTAAATCTGGAATTTTTGAACTATGGAAAATTTTTCCTGCGATCGTATTTTTCTTTTACGGATTTAGATTTACTGGATTGGTTTTGGATGGATATATAATCGAAAAGTTTCGTATCGTCCTACTTTTTTTAGGAGGAATGATACTTTACTGGATTTTATTTTTTGTCTAA
- the lsa23 gene encoding surface adhesion protein Lsa23: MSVSSIFFYGFLIFLLGGCSPIKEELPYFSSHLECSKEDIPLFIQPAQDVETGNRLEVIYCSKMETLLVKKIELSLVFQDERHPSIWKDKIYRIYRGFKYGRHKDIETLLLEFSKKGELLNIHLKNVYSGEQRFTADPVRHFDSVLKSEQIMKDEGKPVLFINTWNHMLSEMNMNPELSEKKLNSIELRTGSREKLDSFYLEK, translated from the coding sequence ATGTCTGTCTCTTCTATTTTTTTTTATGGATTTTTGATTTTTTTGTTAGGTGGATGTTCTCCTATCAAAGAAGAACTTCCTTACTTTTCCTCTCATTTAGAATGTTCTAAAGAAGACATTCCTCTTTTTATTCAACCCGCCCAAGACGTTGAAACTGGAAACCGTTTAGAAGTGATTTATTGTAGTAAGATGGAAACTCTTTTAGTAAAAAAAATTGAACTGAGTCTTGTTTTTCAAGACGAAAGACATCCATCGATTTGGAAAGATAAAATCTATCGAATTTATAGAGGTTTTAAATACGGAAGACATAAGGATATTGAAACACTTCTTCTCGAATTTTCAAAAAAGGGAGAACTACTCAATATCCATCTCAAAAACGTTTATTCAGGAGAACAAAGATTTACAGCAGATCCAGTACGTCATTTTGATTCCGTTTTAAAATCAGAACAAATTATGAAAGATGAAGGGAAACCAGTTTTATTTATCAATACTTGGAATCATATGCTCTCGGAAATGAATATGAATCCGGAACTTTCCGAAAAAAAATTAAATTCTATAGAACTCCGAACCGGAAGCAGAGAAAAATTAGACTCCTTCTATTTAGAAAAATAA
- a CDS encoding M3 family metallopeptidase gives MFPEFESDKAIFTKNEILEKIKKIREEIPVLLSQKERTYENVIRPLDDLVQEMQVEFTVLAHLNSVKNSKEIQAYYTEILPEITAFYSDLGQNEELNSVYQEILKNEENTLSIPRKKSLQDSILQFRLSGIGLKPKIKKRIQEIQIRLSDLNNQFSQNLLDATNTFELILDRQEDVEGIPESDLNASKTEDGKYRFTLQAPSYTAYMTHGPNRNIRESLYKAYTTRAPQNGKLISEILSLRNELAKFLDYFSYAELSLATKVANSVPAVLKFLRDLAKQVKPVAEKEFKDLSDFAKTLGIDSIQAYDTAFVSEKMIKSKFDFDEEETRPYFEKDSVISGTFQFLNMLFGIEFRKTSAKVWEDKVQVYDLYKEKKLISRLYLDLEARKDKQGGAWMHNWHSRNRMKGREVLPTAFVVCNFPVSTKDSPSLLKHSDVVTFFHEMGHALHHLCTKIEEPPVSGINGVEWDAVEFPSQFLENFATEADVLKIFGKHYKTGETIPDSMIVKLKETKNFLSAMGIVRQLEFSLFDIFIHLKSHTEEEVHSILNDIRKEVSVVIPPEYNRFQNGFSHIFSGGYAAGYYSYKWAEVMSADAFFAFVERGIFDSKLSEVYFREILEKGGSENAMVLFKRFLGREPKIESLLKLYGLKEAA, from the coding sequence ATGTTTCCAGAATTCGAATCAGATAAAGCCATATTCACTAAGAACGAAATTTTAGAAAAAATCAAAAAGATTCGAGAAGAAATTCCGGTTTTACTTTCTCAAAAAGAAAGGACTTATGAAAACGTTATTCGTCCTTTAGACGATCTCGTGCAAGAAATGCAGGTAGAGTTTACCGTTCTTGCCCATTTAAATAGTGTAAAAAATTCTAAGGAGATCCAGGCTTATTATACGGAAATACTTCCGGAGATTACCGCTTTTTATTCCGACTTAGGACAAAACGAAGAATTAAATTCTGTATATCAGGAAATTCTAAAGAACGAAGAAAATACTCTGAGTATTCCCCGAAAAAAAAGTCTTCAAGACTCCATCCTACAATTTCGATTGAGTGGTATCGGTTTAAAACCGAAGATTAAAAAAAGAATCCAGGAAATTCAAATTCGACTTTCCGATTTAAATAATCAGTTTTCTCAAAATCTTTTAGACGCGACAAACACATTTGAACTGATTTTGGATCGTCAAGAAGACGTAGAAGGTATTCCAGAATCCGATTTAAACGCCTCTAAAACAGAGGACGGTAAATATCGTTTTACTCTTCAGGCACCTAGTTATACCGCCTATATGACTCACGGTCCGAATCGGAATATTCGAGAATCATTATATAAGGCTTATACTACTCGCGCTCCTCAAAACGGAAAACTGATTTCGGAAATACTTTCTTTAAGAAACGAACTCGCAAAATTTTTAGACTATTTCAGTTACGCGGAACTTTCTTTAGCCACCAAAGTGGCCAATTCCGTTCCTGCGGTTTTGAAATTTTTAAGAGATCTTGCCAAACAAGTTAAACCGGTTGCGGAAAAAGAATTTAAAGATCTTTCTGATTTTGCAAAAACTTTGGGAATCGATTCTATCCAGGCTTATGATACTGCGTTTGTAAGCGAAAAAATGATAAAATCCAAGTTCGATTTTGACGAAGAAGAAACCCGTCCGTATTTTGAAAAAGACAGTGTAATTTCTGGAACATTCCAATTTTTGAATATGCTTTTTGGAATTGAATTTCGCAAAACTTCCGCTAAAGTCTGGGAAGACAAGGTTCAAGTGTATGATCTATACAAAGAGAAAAAACTTATTTCCCGTTTATATTTGGACTTGGAAGCCCGTAAGGATAAACAAGGTGGGGCTTGGATGCACAACTGGCATTCCAGAAATAGAATGAAGGGACGTGAAGTTCTTCCTACCGCGTTTGTGGTCTGTAATTTTCCTGTTTCCACAAAAGATTCCCCATCTCTTTTGAAACATAGTGACGTGGTAACTTTTTTTCACGAAATGGGGCACGCTTTACATCATCTTTGTACAAAAATAGAAGAACCTCCTGTAAGTGGTATCAATGGAGTAGAGTGGGATGCAGTGGAATTTCCTTCCCAGTTTTTGGAAAATTTTGCGACCGAAGCGGATGTTCTAAAGATATTCGGAAAACATTATAAAACAGGAGAAACGATTCCAGATTCGATGATCGTAAAACTCAAAGAGACTAAAAACTTTCTTTCCGCAATGGGAATCGTAAGGCAGTTAGAGTTTTCACTTTTTGATATTTTCATTCACTTAAAAAGTCATACGGAAGAAGAGGTGCATTCCATTCTGAATGATATTCGTAAAGAGGTCTCGGTTGTGATTCCTCCGGAATACAATCGTTTTCAAAATGGATTCTCCCATATTTTTTCGGGAGGTTATGCCGCGGGATACTATAGCTATAAGTGGGCGGAAGTTATGAGTGCCGATGCATTTTTCGCTTTTGTGGAAAGAGGTATTTTTGATTCTAAACTTAGCGAAGTATACTTTAGAGAAATTTTAGAAAAAGGGGGAAGTGAAAACGCGATGGTTCTTTTTAAAAGATTTTTAGGAAGAGAACCAAAAATAGAATCTCTTCTGAAATTATACGGACTTAAAGAAGCTGCTTAA
- a CDS encoding SDR family NAD(P)-dependent oxidoreductase, with product MTKTAIITGGTVGIGYELSKLIAADGYDLILVARNEKTLKKVKKEIESSNKVKVDILSLDLADPKSPKKIFDFAKKTKAVVEVLVNNAGFGTNGKFDRMDLKEELQMIQVNVASLVELTHLFLQGMVERKNGKILNVASIAGFQPGPNMANYYATKAYVLSFTEAVYEDVKKDGVTVTALCPGPTKTEFFERAEITKSKLLDNPMAPIMDAKEVAEIGYDALKKGKSVVIAGALNKILAQSVRVTPRFITRKITKFFNQNG from the coding sequence ATGACAAAAACGGCAATCATTACGGGTGGCACGGTGGGGATCGGCTACGAGCTGAGTAAATTGATCGCAGCGGACGGTTACGATTTGATTTTAGTCGCTAGAAACGAAAAAACCTTAAAAAAGGTAAAAAAAGAAATTGAATCGTCAAACAAAGTAAAGGTGGACATTCTTTCTTTGGATCTGGCAGATCCTAAGTCTCCTAAGAAGATCTTTGACTTTGCAAAAAAAACAAAAGCGGTTGTGGAAGTTTTAGTAAACAATGCAGGCTTTGGAACAAATGGAAAATTCGATCGAATGGATCTCAAAGAAGAACTTCAGATGATTCAGGTAAACGTGGCTTCTTTAGTGGAGTTGACTCATCTTTTTTTACAAGGTATGGTAGAACGTAAGAATGGAAAAATTTTGAACGTGGCTTCCATCGCAGGGTTTCAACCGGGACCGAATATGGCGAATTATTACGCTACTAAGGCTTATGTGTTGTCTTTTACGGAAGCGGTTTATGAAGACGTAAAAAAAGACGGAGTGACTGTAACCGCTCTTTGCCCAGGGCCTACCAAGACCGAATTTTTTGAAAGGGCGGAGATCACAAAGTCAAAACTTTTGGACAATCCGATGGCACCGATTATGGACGCAAAAGAAGTGGCGGAAATAGGATACGACGCTTTAAAAAAAGGGAAATCAGTTGTAATCGCCGGAGCTTTGAATAAAATATTAGCTCAGAGCGTAAGAGTTACCCCTAGATTCATCACACGTAAGATTACAAAATTTTTCAATCAAAACGGTTAA
- a CDS encoding glutathione S-transferase family protein yields MIKLHGASISNYVNKVKLGVLEKGLEYEQVRIAPSQEEEFLKISPMGKIPVLEMDGKFIFESGAILEFLDTIFPQTPKLIPEDPWKAARVREISTIIETYLDIPARRIYLPTAKVSPEIVEEVHPILVKGIKALQRVVRFSPYIAGEVFTMADCSGFAHLSVLDEELRPFYPDNHPLDLLNGWKEYFEFMKTKKGPALVEKDKQTLKKILARVKTKIE; encoded by the coding sequence ATGATCAAACTTCACGGCGCAAGTATCAGTAATTACGTTAATAAAGTAAAACTAGGCGTTTTAGAAAAAGGTTTAGAATACGAACAAGTCAGAATCGCCCCTTCTCAAGAAGAGGAATTTTTGAAAATCAGTCCTATGGGAAAAATTCCGGTTCTGGAAATGGATGGAAAATTTATATTTGAGTCGGGAGCTATTTTAGAATTTTTAGATACGATTTTTCCACAAACTCCTAAATTGATTCCGGAAGATCCCTGGAAAGCGGCAAGGGTTAGGGAAATCTCTACGATAATAGAAACCTATTTGGATATACCCGCCCGAAGAATCTATCTACCTACAGCCAAAGTATCTCCGGAAATAGTAGAAGAAGTGCATCCGATTTTAGTAAAAGGAATCAAGGCTCTTCAAAGAGTGGTTCGATTTTCACCTTATATAGCGGGAGAAGTTTTTACGATGGCGGATTGTTCCGGTTTTGCCCACCTATCCGTGTTAGACGAAGAACTACGCCCCTTTTATCCGGACAATCATCCCTTAGATTTGTTAAATGGTTGGAAAGAATACTTTGAATTTATGAAAACTAAAAAAGGTCCCGCACTCGTAGAAAAAGATAAACAAACTCTTAAAAAAATTTTAGCAAGAGTCAAAACAAAAATCGAATAA
- a CDS encoding LIC_11366 family protein, producing the protein MRATSKIFGILLSVLFFLLCPYPILKAQSSKIKAHSVKPALEIPNPEEENWELGFRAGIGYKGEDRLNSFLRGFTNTYDPGIASKTELDPPKQTTQVELFMRKKIASESQIGLIGGYREWQRFGLKQFSSEPFYTDLKFKISNPYALLMYWHEWNYKRWVFQGGLGAGMSQVYWDSEGYATSGKETFRQEGSLSGTGIEFRLEGAVSRRITESASIQLGIAFSWINIPSLSGTFNGESASFYLRENGSITPLTESDNQTSMLVTNQFSRKLEFQVLTTTLFFGIAQKF; encoded by the coding sequence ATGAGGGCTACCAGCAAAATTTTCGGGATCTTATTGAGTGTTTTATTTTTTTTACTTTGCCCTTACCCCATTTTAAAGGCGCAGTCTTCTAAAATAAAAGCTCATTCTGTCAAACCCGCATTAGAAATCCCAAATCCAGAAGAAGAAAACTGGGAACTCGGATTCAGGGCCGGTATTGGATACAAGGGAGAAGATAGATTGAATTCTTTCTTAAGAGGTTTCACAAACACATACGATCCCGGAATCGCCTCTAAAACGGAACTGGATCCGCCCAAACAAACCACTCAAGTAGAACTTTTCATGCGTAAAAAAATCGCTTCCGAAAGCCAAATTGGACTCATCGGAGGTTATAGAGAATGGCAAAGGTTCGGCTTAAAACAATTTTCTTCAGAGCCTTTTTATACGGATTTAAAATTTAAAATTTCCAACCCTTATGCTCTTCTTATGTATTGGCACGAATGGAATTACAAACGTTGGGTTTTTCAAGGTGGATTAGGAGCTGGGATGTCTCAAGTGTATTGGGACTCAGAAGGTTACGCGACTTCCGGGAAAGAAACTTTTCGTCAAGAAGGTTCACTCAGCGGGACCGGTATAGAATTCCGTTTGGAAGGTGCGGTCAGCAGAAGAATTACAGAATCTGCAAGTATTCAATTAGGAATCGCATTTTCCTGGATCAACATTCCCTCCTTATCCGGAACCTTTAACGGAGAATCTGCGAGTTTTTATCTGAGAGAAAACGGAAGTATTACCCCTCTTACCGAATCGGACAATCAAACCTCAATGCTCGTCACCAATCAGTTTTCCCGTAAATTGGAATTTCAAGTTTTGACCACCACTCTCTTTTTTGGAATCGCTCAGAAATTTTAA